One genomic region from Salinicola endophyticus encodes:
- the hflX gene encoding ribosome rescue GTPase HflX: MFFERPDAGETAILVHVDFQDEQDREDPGELLELVRSAGAVPATLIQGSRRRPDPRSFIGSGKLDEVKHALTAHHAELVIFNHALSPSQERNLERSLNCRVLDRTGLILDIFAQRARTHEGKLQVELAQLEYMSTRLVRGWTHLERQKGGIGLRGPGETQLETDRRLLRARIKSIHKRLEKVRKQRDQNRRARARAEVPSVSLVGYTNAGKSTLFNAITAAEVYAADQLFATLDPTLRRLDVPDVGEVVLADTVGFIRHLPHKLVEAFQATLQEATEASLLVHVIDAADPDRELNVAQVDSVLAEIDADDVPRLLVMNKIDLMDTAPRIERDGQGRPQVVWLSARDGQGLELLREAIGEWLAEDILDIRLTLTPEQGRLRAALHELQAVREESFDEGGRTILEIRLPRREFMQMMARLGESADNYLPVHEQAPIDDWERV, from the coding sequence TTGTTTTTCGAACGTCCCGACGCCGGCGAAACGGCGATTCTGGTCCATGTGGACTTTCAGGACGAGCAGGATCGCGAGGATCCAGGTGAACTCCTGGAGCTGGTGCGATCCGCTGGTGCGGTGCCGGCGACCCTGATTCAGGGCAGCCGGCGCCGTCCCGACCCTCGTTCCTTCATCGGCAGTGGCAAGCTCGACGAGGTCAAGCACGCCCTCACGGCTCACCACGCCGAACTGGTCATCTTCAACCACGCCCTGTCTCCCTCCCAGGAGCGCAACCTCGAGCGCAGCCTCAACTGCCGTGTGCTCGATCGTACGGGGCTGATCCTGGATATTTTCGCGCAGCGTGCGCGAACCCACGAAGGCAAGCTGCAGGTCGAGCTGGCCCAGCTCGAGTACATGTCGACCCGGCTGGTGCGCGGCTGGACTCACCTGGAGCGGCAGAAGGGGGGGATCGGCCTGCGCGGCCCCGGCGAGACCCAGCTCGAGACCGACCGTCGGCTGCTGCGTGCACGCATCAAGTCGATCCACAAGCGTCTCGAGAAGGTGCGCAAGCAGCGCGATCAGAACCGTCGGGCGCGGGCCCGGGCAGAGGTGCCCAGCGTGTCTCTGGTGGGCTACACCAACGCCGGCAAGTCGACGCTGTTCAACGCCATCACCGCGGCCGAGGTCTACGCCGCCGATCAGCTCTTCGCCACCCTCGACCCGACTCTCAGGCGTCTCGACGTGCCCGACGTGGGCGAGGTGGTGCTGGCGGATACCGTGGGCTTCATTCGCCACCTGCCGCACAAGCTGGTCGAGGCGTTCCAGGCCACCCTGCAGGAAGCCACCGAGGCGAGCCTGCTGGTGCATGTGATCGATGCCGCCGACCCCGACCGCGAGCTCAACGTGGCCCAGGTCGACAGCGTGCTGGCCGAGATCGATGCCGACGACGTACCGCGCCTGCTGGTGATGAACAAGATCGACCTGATGGATACCGCGCCGCGCATCGAGCGCGACGGCCAGGGACGTCCGCAGGTGGTGTGGCTCTCGGCGCGTGACGGTCAGGGGCTCGAACTGCTGCGTGAGGCGATCGGCGAGTGGCTGGCGGAGGACATTCTCGACATCCGCTTGACGCTGACGCCGGAGCAAGGTCGACTACGGGCAGCGCTGCATGAACTGCAGGCGGTACGCGAGGAGTCGTTCGATGAGGGGGGTCGGACGATTCTCGAGATTCGCTTGCCCCGACGGGAGTTTATGCAGATGATGGCCCGCTTGGGCGAAAGCGCCGATAACTACTTGCCCGTACACGAGCAGGCCCCGATCGACGACTGGGAACGGGTCTGA
- the orn gene encoding oligoribonuclease — MSATPEASPRSDLLVWIDLEMTGLDPNRERIIEVATLITDGDLELIAEGPVLAVHQPEALLDGMDAWNQKTHGDSGLIERVKRSEIDAAEAERRTLDFLRRYVAPGTSPVCGNSIHQDRRFLEREMPALNDFFHYRNLDVSTLKELAKRWNPAAASGFSKRNTHQALDDIRESLAELKHYRETFLKLSE, encoded by the coding sequence ATGTCGGCGACCCCCGAAGCCTCCCCGCGCAGCGACCTGCTGGTCTGGATCGATCTCGAGATGACCGGGCTCGACCCCAACCGCGAGCGTATCATCGAGGTGGCGACGCTGATCACCGACGGCGACCTCGAGCTGATCGCCGAGGGCCCGGTGCTCGCCGTGCACCAGCCCGAGGCACTGCTCGACGGCATGGACGCCTGGAACCAGAAGACCCACGGTGACTCCGGGCTGATCGAGCGCGTGAAGCGCAGCGAGATCGATGCCGCCGAGGCCGAGCGGCGCACCCTCGATTTTCTCCGCCGTTACGTGGCGCCGGGCACATCGCCGGTGTGCGGCAACAGCATCCATCAGGACCGCCGTTTTCTCGAGCGCGAGATGCCGGCGCTCAACGACTTCTTCCACTACCGCAACCTCGATGTGTCGACGCTCAAGGAGCTGGCCAAGCGCTGGAACCCGGCGGCGGCCAGCGGCTTCAGCAAGCGCAACACCCACCAGGCACTGGATGACATCCGCGAATCCCTGGCCGAGCTCAAGCACTATCGCGAGACTTTCCTCAAGCTGTCCGAGTGA
- the tsaE gene encoding tRNA (adenosine(37)-N6)-threonylcarbamoyltransferase complex ATPase subunit type 1 TsaE, whose translation MPILLQDEAAQVAFGESLGYALAGRGQIHLIGELGAGKTTLTRGILRAHGHTGAVKSPTYTLVEPYELGRYRVYHFDLYRLGDPEELEFMGARDMLDDSVLSVIEWPSRGAGWLPRPDLELHLSLAESGRRVAAVAHTQHGRDVLASLPAALSDKEDAC comes from the coding sequence ATGCCGATCCTACTGCAAGACGAAGCCGCCCAGGTGGCCTTCGGCGAATCCTTGGGATACGCCCTCGCCGGGCGCGGCCAGATTCATCTGATCGGTGAGCTGGGCGCCGGCAAGACCACGCTGACGCGCGGTATCCTGCGCGCCCATGGTCATACAGGGGCGGTCAAGAGCCCCACCTATACGCTGGTCGAGCCCTACGAGCTGGGCCGTTACCGGGTCTACCATTTCGACCTCTACCGCCTCGGCGATCCCGAAGAACTCGAGTTCATGGGCGCACGCGACATGCTGGACGACAGCGTCCTCAGCGTGATCGAGTGGCCCAGCCGCGGTGCAGGATGGCTGCCGCGACCCGATCTCGAACTGCATCTGAGCCTGGCCGAGAGCGGGCGTCGGGTCGCGGCGGTAGCGCACACTCAACATGGACGTGACGTGCTGGCCTCGCTGCCGGCGGCGTTGAGCGACAAGGAAGATGCATGCTGA
- a CDS encoding NAD(P)H-hydrate dehydratase, with the protein MQTRIEARPLYLAAQVREMDRRVIAEAGEGFWLMRQAGEAAYALLRARWPKARRLCVLCGGGNNGGDGYVLAALAAADGLAVELVALTPPERLADDARRAYELAAEAGLDALGWRDALTLDGEIMVDAMLGTGARGAPRGDVATAIAQLNAAGRPVMALDVPSGVDVDSGHVEGAAVHATLTLTFIADKFGLHTGAALDHVGDLTLADLGVDACAFTDLAPVAWCQEAQWLATALPPRRPSDHKGTHGHVLVIAGAPGMGGAALMTSEMVARVGAGKVSLATDAAHVAASLTRFPEIMAHGVRGGADLAALVTAADVIAVGPGIGTGAWGQAALQQALAVDKPCVVDADGLNLLAARESPTRRDDWVLTPHPGEAARLLGWSTAAVQRDRRGAVIALQQRWGGCVVLKGPGTLVYDGERLDLCPYGNPGMASGGMGDALTGFVAGLLGQFGEPARAARLGVLIHALAADAASAAGGQRGLLASDLASYARRLANP; encoded by the coding sequence ATGCAGACACGGATCGAGGCGAGGCCGCTCTATCTCGCGGCCCAGGTACGCGAGATGGACCGCCGCGTGATTGCCGAGGCGGGCGAGGGGTTCTGGCTGATGCGCCAGGCGGGAGAGGCTGCCTATGCGCTGCTGCGCGCGCGCTGGCCCAAGGCGCGGCGACTGTGCGTGCTCTGCGGCGGCGGCAACAACGGCGGCGACGGCTATGTGCTGGCGGCGCTGGCTGCCGCCGACGGCCTGGCCGTGGAGCTGGTCGCGTTGACCCCGCCGGAGAGGCTCGCGGACGATGCGCGACGGGCCTATGAGCTGGCCGCGGAAGCCGGGCTCGATGCGCTCGGCTGGCGTGATGCGCTGACCCTGGATGGTGAGATCATGGTCGACGCGATGCTCGGCACCGGCGCCCGGGGGGCGCCACGCGGCGACGTCGCCACCGCGATCGCCCAGCTCAACGCCGCCGGCAGGCCGGTGATGGCGCTGGACGTCCCCTCCGGGGTCGATGTCGACAGTGGCCATGTCGAAGGCGCGGCGGTGCATGCCACGCTGACGCTCACCTTCATCGCCGACAAGTTCGGCCTGCACACCGGTGCCGCGCTGGATCATGTCGGCGATCTGACCCTGGCCGATCTGGGTGTGGATGCGTGTGCCTTCACCGACCTGGCGCCGGTGGCGTGGTGCCAGGAGGCGCAGTGGCTGGCTACGGCCCTGCCGCCGCGCCGCCCCAGCGACCACAAGGGTACCCACGGTCATGTGTTGGTGATCGCCGGGGCACCGGGCATGGGCGGGGCTGCGCTGATGACCAGCGAGATGGTGGCGCGGGTCGGGGCCGGCAAGGTAAGCCTGGCAACCGATGCCGCCCACGTCGCCGCGAGCCTCACCCGGTTTCCCGAGATCATGGCCCACGGCGTTCGCGGGGGCGCCGACCTCGCCGCGCTGGTGACGGCTGCCGATGTCATCGCGGTGGGGCCGGGTATCGGCACCGGCGCCTGGGGGCAGGCCGCACTGCAACAGGCGCTGGCCGTCGACAAGCCGTGCGTGGTCGATGCCGATGGCCTCAATTTGCTCGCCGCCCGCGAGTCACCGACTCGGCGCGACGACTGGGTGCTGACACCGCATCCCGGCGAGGCCGCGCGTCTGCTCGGCTGGAGCACGGCGGCGGTGCAGCGTGATCGGCGTGGCGCGGTGATCGCGCTGCAGCAGCGCTGGGGCGGCTGTGTGGTGCTCAAGGGCCCCGGGACGCTGGTATATGACGGCGAGCGACTCGACCTGTGCCCCTACGGCAACCCGGGAATGGCCAGTGGCGGGATGGGGGATGCGTTGACCGGGTTCGTCGCTGGCCTGCTGGGGCAGTTCGGCGAGCCGGCACGGGCGGCGCGGCTAGGGGTGCTGATCCATGCCCTGGCCGCGGACGCGGCGAGCGCCGCTGGCGGTCAGCGTGGTCTGCTGGCGAGCGATCTGGCATCCTATGCGCGACGCTTGGCCAACCCCTGA
- the miaA gene encoding tRNA (adenosine(37)-N6)-dimethylallyltransferase MiaA, with translation MTRDDRPTAILLLGPTAAGKTDTAIALHEQCGCELISVDSAMVYRGMNIGTAKPSAEELARAPHRLIDIRDPAERYSAADFREDALSAMQAISAGGKTPLLVGGTMMYAKRLVEGVAEMPAADPELREALRQHGESHGYAALHAELAAVDPEAAAAIHPHNRQRLIRALEVQRVSGVALSEHWRRQQRANFPWRLLSIALAPADRGELHQRIAVRFEAMLDGGFIEEVATLKQRGDLHLDLPSMRSVGYRQTWEHLDGAYDRDGLRARGVAATRQLAKRQLTWLRRWPGLVWVDSSAPDALAQVVKIVRAHGS, from the coding sequence GTGACCCGAGATGACCGCCCGACGGCGATCCTGCTGCTGGGGCCGACCGCCGCCGGCAAGACCGATACCGCGATCGCGCTCCACGAGCAGTGCGGCTGCGAGCTGATCAGCGTCGATTCGGCGATGGTCTACCGCGGCATGAATATCGGCACCGCCAAGCCCAGTGCCGAGGAGCTGGCACGTGCGCCGCATCGGCTGATCGATATTCGTGACCCGGCCGAGCGTTACTCGGCGGCGGATTTTCGCGAGGATGCCCTGAGCGCCATGCAGGCGATCTCTGCCGGCGGCAAGACGCCGCTGCTGGTCGGCGGTACCATGATGTACGCCAAGCGTCTGGTGGAGGGGGTGGCCGAGATGCCGGCGGCGGACCCCGAGCTGCGCGAGGCGCTGCGCCAGCACGGGGAGTCGCACGGCTACGCGGCGCTGCACGCCGAGCTGGCGGCGGTTGACCCCGAGGCCGCGGCGGCGATTCATCCGCACAACCGTCAGCGTCTGATCCGTGCGCTGGAGGTGCAGCGGGTGAGCGGCGTGGCGCTGAGCGAGCACTGGCGTCGGCAGCAGCGGGCAAACTTTCCGTGGCGACTGTTGTCCATTGCTCTCGCGCCTGCCGATCGTGGCGAACTTCACCAGCGTATCGCGGTGCGATTCGAGGCGATGCTGGATGGCGGATTCATCGAGGAAGTGGCTACATTGAAACAGCGGGGTGACCTGCACCTCGATCTGCCCTCCATGCGCAGTGTCGGTTATCGTCAGACGTGGGAGCATCTCGATGGCGCCTACGACCGCGACGGCCTGCGGGCCCGAGGGGTCGCCGCCACCCGTCAACTGGCCAAGCGCCAGCTGACCTGGTTGCGGCGTTGGCCCGGGCTGGTGTGGGTCGACAGCAGCGCCCCTGACGCCCTCGCGCAGGTCGTGAAAATCGTGCGTGCCCATGGGAGTTAG
- the mutL gene encoding DNA mismatch repair endonuclease MutL, which yields MSEASRIRVLDPRLANQIAAGEVVERPASVVKEIVENAIDAGGRRIEIELESGGTRLIRVRDDGSGIGEEDLPLALSRHATSKIASLDDLEDVASLGFRGEALASISAVSRLELISNAADDPTGGWRVVAEGREMAPRVTPAPHPRGTSVLVRDLFFNTPARRKFLRTEKTEFGHVEEAFRRLALSRFDIAWLLRHNQKVVHQLPAAADDQRGHERRIAALLGKRFIDESLHLDLEASGLRLWGWVGLPTHSRAQADQQYFFVNGRVVRDRLVAHAIRQAYRDVLFHGRHPVFVLYLELDPRVVDVNVHPTKHEVRFRDGRLVHDFLFSSLHRALAEVRPNPQGVADAAGQASEGVDGGETQRPEGMPPEGDDAALPAWQQQRMPLSGQHERGAAGGYAPRQDGSPRPPAQRIREFMAGYHALHPDHESTLLTPRQAADETAGEAALEGPGGSAAALASRERPAPDVATLAADDGTQAPPLGYAVAQLHGVYILAQSERGMVIVDMHAAHERIVYERMKQQIHAGALDAQPLLVPVSIAVGAAEAETAEREREAFSRLGVELDAAGPETLLVRQVPALLADADIEPLIRDMLGDLERYGRSDRFETHINQLLGTMACHGSVRANRALTLPEMNALLRDMERTERSGQCNHGRPTWTEMSMAQLDKLFLRGQ from the coding sequence ATGAGTGAGGCGTCACGTATCCGCGTTCTCGATCCGCGCCTGGCCAACCAGATTGCGGCGGGTGAGGTGGTCGAGCGGCCGGCCTCGGTGGTCAAGGAGATCGTCGAGAACGCCATCGACGCCGGTGGGCGGCGTATCGAGATCGAGCTGGAGTCCGGCGGCACCCGCCTGATCCGGGTACGCGATGACGGCAGCGGCATTGGTGAAGAGGATCTGCCGCTGGCGTTGTCGCGCCACGCCACCAGCAAGATCGCCTCGCTCGATGACCTCGAGGATGTCGCCAGCCTGGGCTTCCGTGGCGAGGCGCTGGCCTCGATCAGTGCGGTGTCGCGGCTGGAGCTGATCTCCAACGCCGCCGACGACCCCACCGGAGGGTGGCGGGTGGTCGCCGAAGGTCGCGAGATGGCCCCAAGGGTAACGCCGGCACCGCACCCCCGGGGCACTTCGGTGCTGGTGCGCGATCTGTTCTTCAATACGCCGGCGCGGCGCAAGTTCCTGCGCACCGAAAAGACCGAGTTCGGCCACGTCGAGGAGGCCTTCCGCCGCCTGGCGCTGTCACGTTTCGACATTGCCTGGCTGCTGCGCCACAACCAGAAGGTGGTCCACCAGCTGCCGGCGGCGGCGGACGATCAGCGCGGCCACGAACGCCGCATCGCCGCGCTGCTGGGCAAGCGCTTCATCGACGAGTCGCTGCATCTCGACCTCGAGGCGTCCGGTCTGCGCCTGTGGGGCTGGGTCGGGCTGCCCACCCACTCGCGGGCCCAGGCCGATCAGCAGTACTTCTTCGTCAATGGGCGCGTGGTACGCGACCGCCTGGTCGCGCACGCTATCCGTCAGGCCTACCGCGACGTGCTGTTCCACGGTCGCCACCCGGTGTTCGTGCTCTATCTCGAACTCGACCCCCGGGTGGTCGATGTCAATGTGCACCCGACCAAGCACGAGGTACGCTTCCGCGACGGGCGTCTGGTCCACGACTTTCTGTTCTCGAGCCTGCATCGGGCGCTGGCCGAGGTGCGACCCAACCCTCAGGGCGTGGCCGATGCCGCTGGGCAAGCGTCCGAGGGCGTGGATGGCGGGGAGACACAGCGACCGGAAGGCATGCCACCAGAGGGCGATGACGCGGCGCTGCCGGCGTGGCAGCAGCAGCGTATGCCGCTCTCCGGTCAGCATGAGCGCGGCGCTGCGGGCGGCTACGCCCCGCGCCAGGACGGCAGTCCGCGGCCGCCGGCCCAGCGCATCCGCGAATTCATGGCCGGCTACCACGCCCTGCACCCGGATCATGAGTCGACCCTGCTCACGCCGCGGCAAGCAGCAGACGAGACCGCGGGAGAGGCGGCGTTAGAGGGTCCCGGCGGCAGCGCCGCCGCGCTCGCCAGCCGCGAGCGCCCGGCGCCGGATGTCGCCACGCTGGCCGCTGACGATGGTACCCAGGCACCGCCGCTGGGCTATGCGGTGGCGCAGCTGCACGGCGTCTATATCCTGGCTCAGAGCGAGCGTGGCATGGTGATCGTCGACATGCACGCGGCCCACGAGCGCATCGTCTACGAACGCATGAAACAGCAGATCCACGCCGGCGCCCTGGACGCCCAGCCGCTGCTGGTCCCGGTCTCGATCGCGGTCGGCGCGGCCGAGGCGGAGACCGCCGAACGCGAGCGCGAGGCGTTCTCGCGGCTGGGTGTCGAGCTCGATGCCGCTGGCCCTGAGACCTTGCTGGTGCGCCAGGTGCCGGCGCTGCTCGCCGATGCCGATATCGAGCCGCTGATCCGCGACATGCTCGGCGATCTCGAGCGCTACGGACGCTCCGACCGCTTCGAGACGCACATCAACCAGCTGCTCGGCACCATGGCCTGCCACGGCAGCGTGCGCGCCAACCGCGCGCTGACGCTGCCGGAGATGAATGCGCTGCTGCGCGACATGGAGCGCACCGAGCGCAGCGGCCAGTGCAACCATGGCCGTCCGACCTGGACCGAGATGTCGATGGCGCAGTTGGACAAGCTGTTCCTGCGCGGCCAGTGA
- the hfq gene encoding RNA chaperone Hfq → MSKGQSLQDPYLNILRKERIPVSIFLVNGIKLQGQIESFDQFVILLRNTVSQMVYKHAISTVVPSRNVRLPPQDPNAAPGLDN, encoded by the coding sequence ATGTCCAAAGGGCAGTCCCTTCAGGACCCGTACCTGAACATCCTGCGCAAGGAGCGCATCCCGGTTTCCATCTTCCTCGTCAACGGCATCAAGCTGCAGGGTCAGATCGAATCCTTCGATCAGTTCGTCATCCTGCTGCGCAACACCGTGAGCCAGATGGTCTACAAGCACGCCATCTCCACGGTCGTGCCCTCCCGTAACGTCCGGTTGCCGCCGCAGGACCCCAACGCAGCGCCCGGGCTCGACAATTGA
- a CDS encoding N-acetylmuramoyl-L-alanine amidase, with protein sequence MTAAGALARGWRRRCGGLALLALGCLLLVLGCLLPTSAAQAAKVNNLRLWSAPDHVRLVFDLSGPVQANVFTLDNPRRVVIDLDSTQLDVDIAKLDLDASAIDKVRTGVRESGGLRVVLDVNRAVVPKSFTLPPNKQYSDRLVVDLDYPGASAVADPIDPIEAMIRDQEIAAQRAQKEAVVEGNPEQADAVAATVEAQPHPKRDIIIAVDPGHGGEDPGAIGPNGTREKDVVLGIARKLKQRFDQTPGFKAFMTRDSDYYVGLRQRTLLARQQKADFFVSIHADAVRSRQPSGSSVYALSQGGATSETARWLAASENQSDLIGGVDGNLSLDDKDEVLRGVLLDLTMTATMNDSLATGGQVLDKLGRINKLHKSKVEQAGFVVLKSPDIPSLLVETGFISNPREEAELRSSKHQAELAQAIYAGIVAHFRQHPPPASLLAWQRDQGRGSASNEYRVRAGDTLSQVAAGHGISMRALKQANGLDSDILRVGQVLTIP encoded by the coding sequence ATGACTGCAGCGGGCGCGTTAGCGCGCGGCTGGCGGCGCCGCTGTGGCGGGCTGGCACTGCTGGCGCTCGGCTGTCTGCTGCTGGTACTCGGCTGTCTGCTACCGACCTCGGCGGCGCAGGCGGCCAAGGTCAATAATCTGCGGCTGTGGTCGGCGCCCGACCACGTGCGCCTGGTGTTCGATCTCTCGGGGCCGGTGCAGGCCAACGTCTTCACCCTGGACAATCCGCGTCGGGTGGTGATCGATCTCGACAGCACCCAGCTAGACGTCGACATCGCCAAGCTCGACCTCGACGCCAGTGCCATCGACAAGGTGCGTACCGGGGTGCGCGAGAGCGGCGGGCTGCGCGTGGTGCTCGACGTCAATCGCGCGGTGGTGCCCAAGAGCTTCACCCTGCCGCCCAACAAGCAGTACAGCGATCGCCTGGTGGTCGATCTCGACTACCCCGGCGCCAGCGCCGTGGCCGATCCGATCGATCCGATCGAGGCGATGATCCGCGATCAGGAGATCGCCGCGCAGCGGGCGCAGAAGGAGGCGGTGGTCGAGGGCAATCCGGAGCAGGCCGATGCGGTCGCCGCCACGGTGGAAGCGCAGCCGCACCCCAAGCGTGACATCATCATCGCCGTCGATCCTGGCCACGGCGGCGAGGACCCGGGGGCGATCGGCCCCAACGGTACGCGTGAGAAGGACGTGGTGCTGGGGATCGCGCGCAAGCTGAAGCAGCGCTTCGACCAGACCCCTGGGTTCAAGGCCTTCATGACCCGTGACAGCGACTACTATGTCGGCCTGCGCCAGCGCACCCTGCTGGCGCGCCAGCAGAAGGCGGACTTCTTCGTCTCGATCCACGCCGATGCGGTGCGCAGCCGGCAGCCCTCGGGCAGCTCGGTATATGCGCTCTCCCAGGGCGGGGCGACCTCCGAGACCGCGCGCTGGCTGGCGGCGAGCGAGAACCAGTCGGACCTGATCGGCGGCGTCGACGGCAATCTCAGTCTCGACGACAAGGACGAGGTGCTGCGCGGCGTGCTGCTCGATCTGACCATGACCGCGACCATGAACGACTCACTGGCCACCGGTGGTCAGGTGCTCGACAAGCTGGGGCGGATCAACAAGTTGCACAAGTCCAAGGTGGAGCAGGCGGGCTTCGTGGTACTGAAGTCGCCGGATATCCCCTCGCTGCTGGTGGAGACCGGCTTCATCTCCAACCCTAGGGAGGAGGCGGAGCTGCGCTCCTCGAAGCATCAGGCCGAGCTCGCCCAGGCGATCTACGCGGGGATCGTGGCGCATTTCCGGCAGCATCCGCCGCCCGCCAGCCTGCTGGCGTGGCAGCGCGATCAGGGTCGCGGCAGTGCCAGCAACGAGTACCGGGTGCGCGCCGGCGATACCCTGTCGCAGGTGGCGGCGGGTCACGGTATCAGCATGCGTGCGCTGAAGCAGGCCAATGGCCTCGACAGCGACATCCTGCGCGTGGGCCAGGTGCTGACGATCCCGTGA
- the queG gene encoding tRNA epoxyqueuosine(34) reductase QueG yields MSEQRPCSARTPSSEIDTAALATQIKQWGRELGFQAVGITDTDLATHERYLARWLEAGHHGEMAYMAKHGTKRTRPAELVPGTLRVISARMDYLPPEVETTRVLGQPQRAYISRYALGRDYHKLIRKRLDQLARQIEAAVGPFGYRAFVDSAPVMERALAQKAGIGWFGKNAMLLDPKAGSLFFLGELYTDLPLPVDAPFSREHCGSCSSCRSACPTGAIVEDKVVDARRCISYLTIELYGAIPVEYRRAMGNRVYGCDDCQLFCPFTRFTRASAEPDFAPRHDLDRAELVALFAWSETEFLKRTEGSPIRRIGYERWLRNLAVGLGNAPWSARVEGALRARLAYPSDLVREHVRWALAEQRHKRQARIVSA; encoded by the coding sequence ATGAGCGAGCAGCGCCCGTGCTCCGCGCGCACCCCGTCCAGCGAGATAGACACCGCCGCCCTCGCCACCCAGATCAAGCAGTGGGGGCGCGAACTCGGCTTCCAGGCGGTGGGTATCACCGACACCGATCTCGCCACCCACGAGCGCTATCTGGCACGCTGGCTGGAGGCCGGCCACCACGGCGAGATGGCCTACATGGCCAAGCACGGCACCAAGCGTACGCGCCCCGCCGAGCTGGTCCCCGGCACCCTGCGCGTGATCAGCGCGCGCATGGACTACCTGCCGCCGGAGGTGGAGACCACCCGGGTACTGGGGCAGCCCCAGCGCGCCTATATCTCGCGCTACGCTCTCGGCCGCGATTACCACAAGCTGATCCGCAAGCGCCTCGATCAGTTGGCACGGCAGATCGAGGCGGCGGTGGGGCCCTTCGGCTACCGCGCCTTCGTCGACTCGGCACCGGTGATGGAGCGCGCCCTGGCGCAGAAGGCCGGCATCGGCTGGTTCGGCAAGAACGCCATGCTGCTCGACCCCAAGGCCGGCTCGCTGTTCTTTCTCGGCGAGCTCTATACCGACCTGCCGCTACCGGTGGATGCGCCCTTCTCCCGCGAGCACTGCGGCTCCTGCTCGAGCTGCCGGAGCGCCTGCCCCACCGGCGCCATCGTCGAGGACAAGGTGGTCGACGCGCGGCGCTGCATCTCGTATCTGACCATCGAGCTGTATGGTGCCATTCCCGTCGAGTATCGCCGCGCCATGGGCAATCGCGTCTATGGTTGCGACGACTGCCAGCTGTTCTGCCCCTTTACCCGCTTCACCCGCGCCAGCGCCGAGCCCGACTTCGCCCCGCGCCACGACCTCGACCGGGCCGAGCTGGTGGCGCTGTTCGCCTGGAGCGAGACGGAGTTCCTCAAGCGCACCGAGGGCAGCCCGATCCGGCGCATCGGCTACGAACGCTGGCTGCGCAATCTCGCCGTGGGGCTGGGCAATGCGCCCTGGAGCGCGCGCGTCGAGGGCGCCCTGCGCGCGCGGCTGGCTTACCCCTCGGACCTGGTGCGCGAGCACGTGCGCTGGGCGCTCGCCGAGCAGCGACACAAGCGTCAGGCGCGCATCGTCAGCGCCTAG